A window of Garra rufa chromosome 16, GarRuf1.0, whole genome shotgun sequence contains these coding sequences:
- the shtn3 gene encoding shootin-1 → MDATPLSTGCVNEMEAGGDEEGEAREESTERQRLAAERDEAERQLKHIKRVSQMVIEEVNVLQTQLEIEKSCRENAEALATKLNCENRKLKYLSLSSRPCLDELLPSISDCISLEEETDPQDPVSDPFTQYKQQVKDLQETVSSLLEEKKQLTCQLQDQQRRIEELTALTEKEQAEMKDLYKTIEQQSKTIKRFNRVSMMATHEYENMKEQLDLEQSLRQKAETYAHEMMVKQKEANRQSMILLQQADPSIQLLKALEDVANVTKTLEEERIQHQEKVKALETELDGCALRKQLVQLQRQLEILDEEKKETEGRLQEEEKRNTLLEEKVKELQEERRSCASESGPSPGTAPPPAPPPQPPPPPPPPPPPPPPPPPSRCNPLSSLIAIMRKSSKGGKGTPKLEQAPVNEAVDDVKVKAVNEMMERIKHGVVLRPVKSQDTKRFGTKQPSPVAAVAAAAAAAAAAAAEEKHQESAMEELKGILETVKKSPSRGFQEVVHAKKDSELEVILRRRRKQACDPDTQDDGQLSKVSSSNSLNGRHSSDSGKDTEGPGSSSLSGSERGSRTSSDSGREPAVARQSSDSGMESKGATQTDSVCGSLSEKEPNEPVTNGCCSGEMKDGDPEKWAGPNGIGHTDASDDLQTTISSSAQSPNAANGSTDAEC, encoded by the exons TTTCACAAATGGTGATCGAGGAGGTGAATGTGCTACAGACCCAGCTTGAGATTGAGAAGTCGTGCCGGGAAAATGCAGAGGCTCTGGCAACCAAG TTGAACTGCGAGAACAGGAAGCTGAAATATTTGAGCCTGTCATCACGGCCGTGTCTGGATGAGCTGCTGCCCAGTATTTCTGACTGCATTTCCCTAGAAGAAGAGACTGACCCACAAGATCCTGTCTCTGATCCTTTCACACAGTATAAGCAGCAAGTCAAAG ATCTCCAAGAAACCGTGAGTTCTTTGCTGGAGGAGAAGAAGCAGTTAACTTGTCAGCTTCAAGATCAGCAGAGACGGATAGAGGAGTTGACAGCACTT ACTGAAAAGGAGCAGGCCGAGATGAAGGATCTTTATAAAACCATTGAGCAGCAAAGCAAGACCATTAAGAGGTTCAACAGGG TGTCTATGATGGCCACTCATGAGTATGAAAACATGAAGGAGCAGCTGGATTTGGAGCAGAGCCTCAGGCAGAAAGCAGAGACCTATGCACATGAG ATGATGGTGAAGCAGAAAGAAGCAAACAGACAGAGTATGATTCTACTGCAGCAGGCAGATCCCAGCATTCAGCTGCTTAAAGCTTTAGAAGATGTGGCCAATGTGACCAAAACATTAGAAGAAGAGAGAATACAGCACCAAGAGAAG GTAAAAGCTCTAGAGACTGAACTGGATGGATGTGCTTTACGTAAGCAGCTAGTTCAACTGCAAAGACAACTGGAGATATTAGATGAAGAAAAGAAAGAGACTGAGGGACGGCTGCAGGAGGAAGAGAAGAGAAACACTCTATTGGAAGAGAAAG TTAAAGAGCTGCAGGAGGAAAGGAGGAGCTGTGCCTCAGAGTCAGGCCCCTCCCCTGGGACTGCTCCTCCCCCTGCCCCTCCTCCTCAACCACCTCCCCCTCCCCCACCGCCTCCTCCTCCACCTCCCCCACCTCCTCCCTCGCGCTGCAACCCCCTCAG CTCTCTCATTGCCATTATGAGGAAATCGTCCAAGGGAGGTAAAGGAACCCCCAAACTAGAGCAAGCCCCAG TGAACGAAGCTGTGGACGATGTCAAAGTCAAAGCTGTCAATGAAATGATGGAGAGAATTAAACACGGCGTGGTTCTTAGGCCTGTCAAGAGTCAGGACACTAAG AGATTTGGCACAAAG CAGCCGAGCCCAGTAGCAGCAGTGGCAGCAGCGGCAGCAGCggctgcagcagcagcagcagaggAAAAGCACCAGGAAAGTGCAATGGAAGAACTGAAAGGCATTCTG GAGACAGTGAAGAAGAGTCCCAGCCGTGGTTTCCAGGAAGTAGTTCATGCTAAAAAGGACAGTGAACTGGAAGTAATTCTAAGGAGGAGACGCAAACAGGCCTGTGATCCGGACACACAAG ACGATGGACAGCTGAGTAAAGTGTCCTCATCAAACAGCCTGAACGGCCGGCACAGTTCTGACTCTGGCAAAGACACAGAAGGGCCAGGCAGCAGCTCTCTGTCAGGCAGTGAGCGTGGATCAAGAACCAGCTCAGACTCGGGCCGAGAGCCAGCTGTGGCTCGACAGAGCTCAGACTCTGGCATGGAGTCCAAAGGAGCCACTCAGACAGACAGCGTCTGTGGATCTCTCTCGGAGAAAGAACCCAATGAACCAGTCACCAACGGATGCTGTTCAGG TGAAATGAAGGATGGCGATCCAGAGAAGTGGGCAGGGCCCAATGGGATCGGCCATACAGATGCAAGCGACGACCTGCAAACCACCATCAGCTCCTCTGCACAAAGCCCCAATGCAGCAAACGGAAGCACAGATGCCGAGTGTTAA